The following are encoded together in the Lactuca sativa cultivar Salinas chromosome 1, Lsat_Salinas_v11, whole genome shotgun sequence genome:
- the LOC111887096 gene encoding uncharacterized protein LOC111887096 has protein sequence MEGHPFAMRFSDKEARLVQDFTELDVKPRNILPTLKAQNQNNVSSLKAIYNFVQKLGRSLREGRTPMQNVMHILQTKGYNLQYRVNTITNELEDLIFIHPTSLKMWQAFPYVVLMDATYKTNKYNLHFLEIVGVTSTNKTFSIAFAFMHDEKTSNYIWALTCLKLTINDSFCPRVIITDRVLALMKACKDVFPQVIIYFVGGI, from the coding sequence ATGGAGGGTCATCCTTTTGCAATGCGTTTTTCGGATAAAGAAGCTCGTTTGGTGCAAGATTTCACAGAGTTGGATGTGAAACCTCGAAATATTTTGCCAACACTAAAAGCGCAAAATCAAAATAATGTGTCTTCATTGAAAGCTATATATAATTTTGTCCAGAAGTTGGGGAGATCTCTGCGAGAAGGTAGAACCCCGATGCAGAATGTTATGCACATTTTGCAAACTAAAGGGTACAACTTACAGTATCGTGTAAACACGATTACTAATGAGTTAGAAGATCTAATTTTTATTCATCCAACATCATTAAAGATGTGGCAAGCATTTCCATATGTGGTGTTGATGGATGCTACATATAAAACAAACAAGTATAATCTTCATTTTCTAGAAATTGTTGGTGTCACTTCTACAAACAAGACGTTTTCCATAGCCTTTGCATTCATGCATGATGAAAAAACGAGCAACTATATATGGGCATTGACTTGTTTGAAATTGACTATTAACGATTCTTTTTGTCCACGTGTTATCATCACTGATAGAGTTTTGGCATTGATGAAAGCATGCAAAGATGTTTTTCCACAAGTAATCATTTACTTTGTAGGTGGCATATAA